The Verrucomicrobiia bacterium DNA window CTCGCGGAGACGGTGGACGCCGCCCAGCGACTCTGGGAAATCCTCGGAAATCCCGCAACCGACCCGGGCCCCGCGCTGAAAGCCCTCGGAACCGCGTGCAGCGCGTGCCACCGACAGCATCGGCACTGAGCGCCGCCGCTCTCAGCGCACGTCGGCCGCCCCGGGCTTCCATGTAGTGGGAATCATCACCTCGTTGCGTCGCAGGAAGCCGGGAATCCAGGGCGGATCATAGTACGCGAAGACCGGGGCACCCTCCTGTGGAAGATTTCGCGCCCGCATCCAAACCTCGAGTTCACCGACCGCATCGCCATCCGCGCCCTGCCGGCTCCCGCGGAACCGACGCACGGCATAGGTCGCGGGTTCCAGCGCCGTCACCGCCACGGCATCCCCGGTCGGTGCGGGCGGTGCGTCGAGTCCGGCCGGCAGCACGAAGGCCATCGAAGCGTTGGTGGTGCCCACGCCTGCCATGAGGACCGGAGTGGTCATGGCAATTTTCTGTTCGGCCTCGTTGCCCTTGGAGATGTAGCGGAAGAGCCGCATGAAATCGTCCCCGGATGCCGGGGTCCTGGCGACCCGCAGGGCCGGGTACTGGCGAACCTCCACACCCTCCTCCTCGAACAACACCTGGTAGGGCGCCGATTCGTATCCCGCCCGGGTGACCTGGCACCCGGCGATCCCCAGCGCACCACCCGCAGCCACGGCGATCAGCGCCAACGAAAACCGACGGTTCATGAGCAAAAACTCCCCCCGAATCCCCGGTTTGCAACCCGGCCGCACTCCCCCGGATCCGGGGCCTGCGCCGACAGCCCACGAAGTCCTGAGGGGCCCGGAGAAATCCGTTTACTTCAACGACGATGCCGGCATAGAAAAGGAGCCGGTCCGAATGCCCCCCCTGCCCATGAAAAAAATCGAAGCGATCATCAAGCCCTTCAAACTCGAGGAAGTGAAGGAATCCCTCAACGAAGCGGGCGTCGAGGGCATGACCATCAGCGAGGTCAAGGGGTTTGGCCGACAGAAGGGCCATACCGAGGTGTACCGCGGGAGCGAGTACACGGTGGACTTCCTGCCCAAGATCAAGATCGAAATTGCCGTGGCCGATGCCCGGGTGCCGGCAGCCATAGCAGCGATCATCAAAGCCGCCAAGACCGGCAAGATCGGGGACGGCAAGATCTTCGTCTCCAGCCTCGATGAGGCGGTGCGGATCCGCACCGATGAACGCGGCGAAGCGGCCGTTTGACCCCGGGTCCGGCCCGACAGCCGCCCCCGGCCGTCCCAAGACCGGTCCCCACCCGGTCCGCAGGAACCCAAAACGGCAAAAAAGCGAACGAAAAACAGCCTGTGAATAACGTGGGGAAAAGTCTCAACAATTTCGTCTAGTTTGCAGCAACCCGACAGCCTACAAGCCAGCCGTCGTCGCGCCGTCTCAAGAAAGCCATCCGTCGCGCCTCAAAGTTGAACTCCGGTGAAAATTTATTGTAAACAGTTGTATTCGAGTGATTTAGAATCGTTGTCGCCCCGGGCTGAAGCCGCCGGCCTCTCGGGACCGCATCCCACCTATTTCCTTGGGAAACGCAGGGTTGCGCCCCCGGGCGCCGCGTTTCAACCCGGTGACAACGGGTCGTGAATAAGCTGGCAAATCTCCCCCGGAACCTCTCCTCCGAAGCCCACCCGATGGCCTCCACCACCCAGAGCCTCTGGACCGGGGTGCAACAGCACCTCAAGGACCTGCTGAAGCCCGATATCTACGCCCTTTGGTTCGAGCCCATCCGACCGGTCTGCCTCGACGGAGACCGGCTCCAGTTGGAGGTCCGCGACGACTTCTGCGCGATGTGGCTGAAGGACAATTACCTCGACCTGTTGCGATCCACGGCCAGCCGGCTCGCAGTGCGTCCGGTGGACATTGATTTTGTGGTGGGCGCGCCGGGCTCCGCGCCGGCTGCGTCCCTGGTTCGCGATGCCCCGGCCCGCGGGGTGCGGCCCGACGGACGCTCCCCAGCCAACGGGCGCCCCATTGAGGCCTCGTTCAACCCCAACAACACCTTCTCAACGTTCGTGGTGGGCTCCAACAGCCAGATGGCGCACAGCGCCTGCCTGGCGGTCTGCCAGCATCCCGGGCGCTCCTACAATCCCCTGTTTCTGTTCGGCGGGGTCGGTCTCGGCAAAACCCACCTGCTCAACGCGATCGGCCAGGAGATCCTCAGCCAGCGCAAGCACTTCAAGGTGGCCTTCCTGAGCTGCGAACGGTTCACCAACGAGTTCATTGACGGCCTGCAGAACAACTCGCTGGCCCGCTTTCGACGGCGGTACCGACAGGTGGACTGCCTGCTGGTGGACGACATCCAGTTCCTCGCGGGCAAGGAACGGATCCAGGAGGAGTTCTTCCATACGTTCAACTCGCTGCATGAGGCGCGGAAGCAGATCGTGCTCACCTGTGACAAACCTCCGAGCGAGATCCCGGGGTTGGAGCAGCGGCTGATTTCCAGGTTCGAATGGGGCATGGCGGCCGACCTGCAGCCGCCCGATGTCGAAACCCGCCTCGCCATCCTTCGCCAGAAACAGGTGGTACTCGGTGTGGATCTCGAGCCCGGCATCCTCCAGTTCCTCGCCGATCGCATCCGCACCAACATCCGGCGCCTGGAGGGCGCGCTGGTCCGCGTCGCCAGCTTCAACAAGCTCACCGGTCGCCCCCTCCGCCTCGAGGATGTTGAGCATCTGCTCCGCGAAATCCTCCAGGAGGAGAGCCGTCGCGCCATCACCTTCGAAGTGATCCAGAAGCGGGTCGCCGAGCACTACGACATCCGGCTCGCAGACATGACCAGCAAGCGGCGTCCCGAGAACATCGCCTTTCCCCGCCAGGTGGCGATGTACCTGTGCCGCAATCTGACCGAAGCCTCGCTGAGCGCGATCGGCGACGCCTTCGGGGGCCGCGACCACGGCACGGTCCTGCACGCGGTCCGCGCGGTGAAGAACCGGATGGAGGTGGATCCGCAGGTCCGCCAGACGGTGGGCTACCTGGAAAAACAACTGCTGCGCTGACGCGCCCTGGGTCATGCGCCAGGCCGCAAACTTCCTGCCGCTCCTCCCGGTACTGCCGGTACTGTTCACACTCCTCGGCCTGTCGCTGGGGCCGCCCGCCGTCGCGGCGGCGGAACCGGAGCATCACTCACAGCGGATCTTCCCGGTCGAACCCTGGCACAACCACGGTTCCTGCATTGTGGAAGCCCCCAACGGCGACCTCCTGGCCTGCTGGTTCCACGGCTCCGGGGAACGCAAGGCGGACGATGTTCGCATCGAAGCCGCCCGTCTCCCGGCCGGTTCCAGAACCTGGGGGCAGCGCTTCGTGCTGGCCGACACTCCGGGGTATCCAGACTGCAACCCATCGCTCCACGTGGATCCCCGGGGCCGCCTCTGGCTGTTTTATCCCACCATCCTGGATCACCGGTGGGAGGGCGCCCTGCTCAAATACCGGGTCAGCACCGACTGGCAGGAGACCACGCCACCGCGCTGGGAGCGCAGCGAGGTCCTCCACGTCACCCCCGGACCGGAATTCGACGCTGCCATCGCCCGGCGCCTGCCGGAACTGGAGCAGGCGGCCGGGGTGGCATCCTGGGACGACCGGACACGCCGCGAAGTCGAGGAATATCTGGAGTCCATGCGGACCCACGCCACCAACAAATTGTACCGCCGCCTCGGCTGGATGCCCCGGGCGCATCCGATTCAACTCGGGGAACGGTTGATCCTCGGCCTCTATCACGATGGATTCTCCTGCTCGTTGATGGCGATCACCGACGATGACGGCCTTCATTGGCGGACCAGCACCCCGCTGATCGGGGGCGGCAACATCCAGCCCAGCCTTGCCCGACGGCGCGACGGCACCCTCGTCGCCTGCATGCGGGACAACGGCCCCCCACCGAAACGGCTCCTGATGGCGACCTCCGGCGACCTCGGGGAGACCTGGGGTCCGGTCTCGGATAGTGAGATCCCCAACCCCGGTTCGGGTGCGGACGTCCTGGTGCTTGCGGATGGCACCTGGGCCTTCATCGGCAACGACACCGAATCAGGCCGGCATTCCCTTGCCGTCTGGTTGAGCGACGATGAAGGGCGCACCTGGAGGTGGCGGCGGGCGCTCGAGCGGGTGGAGCCGGGCCGGGGCTCTTTCTCCTATCCAAGCCTCATCCAGACTCGCGACGGGTGGCTCCACGCGACCTACAGCGATCATCCCGGTGGCGGCGGCACCATTGCCCATGCCGCATTCAACGCCGAATGGGTCCGGGCCGGTGCGGACACCCCCGCCCCCTGATCCCACCCATCTCCGAATCCCGTCACACCGGCCAGCGCCGATCACGAAGCGCGGGGAAGCTGGCACGCCATTCGGCGACGGCGCCCGGTTCGAGAACCGCCTGCACGAGTCGGGGGGTGTCGTCGCCCTCCGCCAGGGTGTTGCCCTGCGGGTCCACAATTGCAGTGCGTCCCGGATACTCGAGCTGGGGATCCGTGCCACAGCGGTTGACGCCGACGACGGCCGACTGATTCTCGATCGCGCGGGCCCGCAGCAGCGTGGACCAATGCCGCGCGCGGCCGAGCGGCCATTGGGCGATCACGGCGAACAGCGTTGCGCCCTGGTCCACCGCCGACCGGAAGATTTCCGGAAACCGCAGGTCGTAGCAGACGAAGGGTGCGATCTGGAAGCCGCCCCACTCGAAGGTGACCACGGCATCGCCCGCGCCGTAGTGAAGGGCCTCATCGCCAAAGCGGAACGGGTGGATCTTGGAATAACGCGCCAGCAACCGGCCGTCGGGCGCAAAGGCCACCGCCTGGTTGTAGGGCTTGCCCTCCCCGTCCCGGCCACCCACCACGCCCCCCAGCACCGCCGATCCAGTTTCGCGCGCCAGCGCCACCAGGAATTCCTCACCTTCCGGAGGCTCCCCCTGCCGGGTCCGGTCCACACGCAGGCTGAATCCAGTGGAGAACATCTCCGGGAGCACCACCAAGGAGCCTGGCGGAATCGCCGCGCCCTCCAGCATCCGTCGAACCTGGTTGAAATTGGCGGTCTTGTCCTCCCAGGAGACCGCCCACTGCACGCCAACGACCGTCACGTGGCCGACCTCACAGACGCTGTTCGTCGGCGTCAATGAAATCCACGAACGTCTGGATGTCGTCCCGATGCCCGAGCCCCGCCTCCGCCTTCCGCATCTGGAGCCGCTGCCGCAGCGCCGGATCCTCCTCGCGTCCGCGGTTCAGCAGCCATTGGTTGAAGGACTCCTTCTCGGCCGGGGACCGCTGCACGTGGCGCCGTACCCAGTCGCACACCTCCCCGTCCGTGAGGGTGCCCCGCACCACCCCGATAAACTGTTCGGCGGACACGCCGGCATGCCTGAGCCATTCCGCATCGAACCCCTTGTAGGCGAAGTTCCCTGCGTAGTCCGGCCCCAGACGGCCGGCGAGGTGCAGGCGGGTCTTGTCCAGAAGTCGGGGCAAATGGCACCAGCCGTTCATCTGCTCCCGTGGCGAACGGGGATAAATCACGTCACTCATGAGGACGCCATCATGCGCCGCCCCCGGCCACCGCGAAAGCCCCGAAGCGCACCCCGGCGGGGCGATACCAAGCGCGGCCAGGCCCGCTTCCATTGACTGCGAGGCCCGTTGAGGATTCAGGCGTCGTCGGAAACCTGGATCACACTTTCCGGCCCGCCGGGCACTACAAACCGCATCGAATTCTCAAGAGAACTGGAGGCGTCCACCTGGGAATCGCGGATGAAGGTGGTCCTGTCGGGAACGGGAACCTCCACGTTCAGCGATCCCGCGACCACGGATCGTCAGGGCTTCCACCGGGCCGTTCGCGTGGGCTCCCAATGACCTGTTCCTCCGGAGGCATGGCGGGGAACTGCCTGCGGATTGGTCCCAGGGACCGATGTCAATCAGCCTGCAATTCCGAACTCCGGATCCTGTTCCGGACCCCATCCGGAACGTGGCGGGGTATGCGGGCTGGCACGAGAAAATCGACCCGATGTGTGAGCATCACTTCAACGAAGACGTCGAATGGGGC harbors:
- a CDS encoding heme-binding protein; protein product: MNRRFSLALIAVAAGGALGIAGCQVTRAGYESAPYQVLFEEEGVEVRQYPALRVARTPASGDDFMRLFRYISKGNEAEQKIAMTTPVLMAGVGTTNASMAFVLPAGLDAPPAPTGDAVAVTALEPATYAVRRFRGSRQGADGDAVGELEVWMRARNLPQEGAPVFAYYDPPWIPGFLRRNEVMIPTTWKPGAADVR
- a CDS encoding P-II family nitrogen regulator, which encodes MKKIEAIIKPFKLEEVKESLNEAGVEGMTISEVKGFGRQKGHTEVYRGSEYTVDFLPKIKIEIAVADARVPAAIAAIIKAAKTGKIGDGKIFVSSLDEAVRIRTDERGEAAV
- the dnaA gene encoding chromosomal replication initiator protein DnaA produces the protein MASTTQSLWTGVQQHLKDLLKPDIYALWFEPIRPVCLDGDRLQLEVRDDFCAMWLKDNYLDLLRSTASRLAVRPVDIDFVVGAPGSAPAASLVRDAPARGVRPDGRSPANGRPIEASFNPNNTFSTFVVGSNSQMAHSACLAVCQHPGRSYNPLFLFGGVGLGKTHLLNAIGQEILSQRKHFKVAFLSCERFTNEFIDGLQNNSLARFRRRYRQVDCLLVDDIQFLAGKERIQEEFFHTFNSLHEARKQIVLTCDKPPSEIPGLEQRLISRFEWGMAADLQPPDVETRLAILRQKQVVLGVDLEPGILQFLADRIRTNIRRLEGALVRVASFNKLTGRPLRLEDVEHLLREILQEESRRAITFEVIQKRVAEHYDIRLADMTSKRRPENIAFPRQVAMYLCRNLTEASLSAIGDAFGGRDHGTVLHAVRAVKNRMEVDPQVRQTVGYLEKQLLR
- a CDS encoding exo-alpha-sialidase, producing MRQAANFLPLLPVLPVLFTLLGLSLGPPAVAAAEPEHHSQRIFPVEPWHNHGSCIVEAPNGDLLACWFHGSGERKADDVRIEAARLPAGSRTWGQRFVLADTPGYPDCNPSLHVDPRGRLWLFYPTILDHRWEGALLKYRVSTDWQETTPPRWERSEVLHVTPGPEFDAAIARRLPELEQAAGVASWDDRTRREVEEYLESMRTHATNKLYRRLGWMPRAHPIQLGERLILGLYHDGFSCSLMAITDDDGLHWRTSTPLIGGGNIQPSLARRRDGTLVACMRDNGPPPKRLLMATSGDLGETWGPVSDSEIPNPGSGADVLVLADGTWAFIGNDTESGRHSLAVWLSDDEGRTWRWRRALERVEPGRGSFSYPSLIQTRDGWLHATYSDHPGGGGTIAHAAFNAEWVRAGADTPAP
- a CDS encoding carbon-nitrogen family hydrolase; its protein translation is MTVVGVQWAVSWEDKTANFNQVRRMLEGAAIPPGSLVVLPEMFSTGFSLRVDRTRQGEPPEGEEFLVALARETGSAVLGGVVGGRDGEGKPYNQAVAFAPDGRLLARYSKIHPFRFGDEALHYGAGDAVVTFEWGGFQIAPFVCYDLRFPEIFRSAVDQGATLFAVIAQWPLGRARHWSTLLRARAIENQSAVVGVNRCGTDPQLEYPGRTAIVDPQGNTLAEGDDTPRLVQAVLEPGAVAEWRASFPALRDRRWPV
- a CDS encoding DUF5069 domain-containing protein, encoding MSDVIYPRSPREQMNGWCHLPRLLDKTRLHLAGRLGPDYAGNFAYKGFDAEWLRHAGVSAEQFIGVVRGTLTDGEVCDWVRRHVQRSPAEKESFNQWLLNRGREEDPALRQRLQMRKAEAGLGHRDDIQTFVDFIDADEQRL